The Quercus lobata isolate SW786 chromosome 9, ValleyOak3.0 Primary Assembly, whole genome shotgun sequence region CCAggaccacaaattattgggccccacaatagcccctcaaaaccctgctatccaACCTTCTGggcggagaggagggttttggcaatgccaagcctttattacaGCTCATTTAACTCtgtccttcattaatgttggtCTCTTCATCTACCCAGGAAACATACCGGGCTACGAGATATTCCTCTGAGCTCATTCAATATGCGTTTCCTGCCGTTTGATTTATCCGAAACGCgtctttaatgatttccctttacgagaccatttaaattcgacggttattGACGGTGTAGGGAAGCGGAATGGGTATATTCTCGCTTACCGATTTTCTTGGAAATATGGGTAAATTAAATTCCTCCTGTTTTGCCCCTCATATAAGAAGGAAAGCAAGAGGTTACCCCTCTTACACAGAACCCTTTCAATCCTTTTGAAGTCTGAAAATCCTTAGTCTCCCTCAGAGTTTCCCTTATCCGCTTGTTTACACCTTGAATTGTGATAAGTCCAAGATAGGGGTAGGAATGAAGAGATCATACCCTTCCCAGAAATGCTACGTTCTTGCGAAACTCAAAATGGCTcagtcagggcaaggatgggaGAGACTCAAGATACCTCTCATcctcctttcagtcaaaatccgaagcaggggctcgttgCGTCAAACTTTTGGTGCGGCTAAGCTGGGATcgcccattatcagtaccagccgctctcttatgagcatagctaacatggcaccagcgtgttaggagttaGGACTGATGCAGGGACAAAGTAttcctgcttcttcctctcttccttcactggtgcctccttttgactctctttcttcttctttccaccaccagatccatcctggtgcttttccttcttcctcttcttctcctctcccaccaaggaaggtcctcctctcaatatgggtgccACCGGGGCAGAGTTTGGAAAGACTTGGGAGCCGAGTTTAACAAGATTtctgtttgttgttttttttattattttttttttattgttcttgtaACTCATTTTCTATACAGGctttgtttaagcccttcattgtacgctgtaacacctctttacattaataaaggtcgtcatttcttgatttcatacATTCTATCTCTTCTTTCGAAATAGTTATACCGTGAATAGACATACTATCCTgtaatttctcttattttttatttttatactatgaACGATGCTTGGGGCCGAAATCCCATTTAATAAAGAGATTTTGCTCTGTGCTTATTAGAACTATCTGGCATAATAAGGCCGACTTAAATAAATGGCACTTGGGGCAGAAACCTTTACTGAGACAATAATGTTTATAATGAACTTAATAACATTGTTTGGCATAATAATGCCAACCTGAGAAAGCGATACTTAGGGCCAAAATCCCCTACCAAGATAAAAGATACTATTATGAACTTATGAGAGCcgttcggcacaataatgccaaTTTGAACAAATGACACTTAGGGTCGAAACCCTTGCTAAGGAAAACATATTATTATGaacttaatagagttgtttggcacaataatgccgacctaagaaaacaatacttaccccaaaatagccgagatgacaGTTGAATGCTTGGTGAGGTAtaggaggtaatcatccgaggacatataacccaaaaatgaacagccctaCAGGTTGCCGAGTAATAaggcgtttcaccatcttcctaATAACCTTCGTAGCTTTAACCCCTTCTGGTACTAAACCCGAGGATTGAGCAACTTAGAATTCTTTTTAAGCAGCTGATctttccataggcttgagtccgaggaccatgcaataccttggttctgtccaaaacttgatagatatttaagtagttggtttccccataggtttgagtccgaggaccatgcaataccttggttctgtccaaaactcagtttttcttccaagtagttggtttctccataggtttgagtccgagaaccatgcaataccttggttctgtccaaaactcagtttttcttccaagtagttggtttccccataggtttgagtccaaggaccatgcaataccttagttctgtccaaaactcagtttttcttccaagtagttggtttccccataggtttgagtccgaggaccatgcaatatcttggttctgtccaaaactcagtttttggcatggggccttggctttagggggattagctcctcggccaagcccctagaaccatccatgcGATTGACGCTACCAAGcatagcccctagtcaagaaccatagcccctagtggaactttacgctagaacactataaccggctgttagaaatgacaagggaactgtcTTGACCTACGgcctgtgccaacacacaagcctttcccacagaccgTGCCAATTGTatggacacgatttgtaacgacccgtaacagtgttgggttcgcacgtaaaaaggcccaaacaatatcacttatagagtgtgagtttgaaaggctaggccccAGTCACCAGAtagtgggtttttcgtggtgttcgtacatGATTAAATCgttttcgccctaggagtctttctcttggaggcgggctgggaggctctggattttggccatttttcccagcttTCTTTCTGGAtcgcttacttttccttttatactagcatgtattccttatccttcgtccacgtgtaggttcatcCTTCCAGGAcagatatttgtcccatcagcccatacctagagtggttgggggtggttgtaaaagctgaggagtatggctctgtcaggtgcaaagtattaaatggcagtaagggcagctttccatggtcgttacactttccagcgtatccttctttattgacctagatattttagattttttccaagctgctcttataccgtttttgcccttccttccagcGAGATCTtagacatgccgaggactgaatcgtcctcggctgtgtcccaagactATTTTGTCCTTGTTCTACCGAGCCtgggctataaccttcctcggcttgggccttgggcctcaACGAAtgaatgggccagggccacaaattattgggccccacaagagttataagaaagaataaaaattcaccaaaagagagagagagagagagagagtgagagagagagagagagagagagagagagagaaagagagagagtactcacaGTTTTGTGTGGGAAAAATATGGATTAAATGAGAAAacgatatcaaatttatacaaaataaaatgggtagaagaagaggcaaattataaaaaagaggAAGGAAGTATAACAGTAAAGTAGTGGGAAGATAAAGAGgtaaaaaggaaagggaaaggttGGAAGAAGTGTAACAGTAGGTGTAAAGGTAGAAGAAGagacaaattataaaaaagagtAAGGAAGTATAACGGtaaagtagtggggagataaaaatgcaaaaaggaaagagaaaggtTGGAAGAAGTATAACAATAGGTGTGTATAGGGAGaagaagaggtttttttttttttttttttttttttttttttttttaagaaaataggGGGAAGTAAAGTTTaaatagagaaaggaaaatataaaaataaatgaatgacgTGGTTGCTGATGCGGCTTAATAGgagtgtagcaacaataaatgttatgcttcagcttttagtaatatatagacactacaacaaaatgtattttcagtgacgaaaaaattcgtcactaaaagtccagtttttcgtcactaaggacctttagtgacgaaattggacttttagtgacgaaaatcatttcgtcactgtagccccgtcactaaaagtcctggcgacgaaaaatttcgtcactaaaagtccgatttgatttttttaaaaaaaaacttttagagACGAAACGTTTTCATCACTAAATGTTTTCCTTACTAAAAGAactatttagtgacgaaaatatttcgtcactaaaaacactttaatttattaaatcatatttagtgacgaataatttcgtcactaaaactatgtttgggtacatatagtgacgaaaaagttcgtcactaaaactatttttaagaaaatttaggCACATATaatgacaaaaattttcatcactaaaatcatttcttacaaaattttgctacatttagcgacgaaatatttcgtcactaaaacaattttttgttgttatatttgtgacgaaaaaattcgtcactaaaacttattttctaatttttttttttcatggctttgatattaacctgtaacctgtcattacattattaaaaccttacatttgaataacacatttatttcaacaacacatttataaaaaaagatccatacattctacaagtaaaaaataaaacaagtatgcAATTCAAACTTCTTctatacaataattgtttgcaacacatacaataagtgttttaacttgAAGTTGAACCACCCCTATTGGTAAGAGCTTCATCATAACCCTTACTCctcaaaaagttaagaaaattcTTTTGGACCTCTTCTTACTTAGCTCGTGCCTCTTGGTCCCTAGCTCGCTCCTCTTGATCCCTAACTCTTGCCTCTTTGAGctcaattatctcattttctagCCGTTAGATATAATCCACCGAGGAATTAGATGAGGCGGTGGTTACTAGAGAAGAGGAAGGTCTCAGGCCAAGTCCTTTTACAATACCGGACTTTTTCTTAAAACCAAGTTTAAGATCTCCTCTTGTATAAGGGGAATTGCATTAGGATCTTGACAATGATCTTCTTGcactttgagaatattttcctatcatttgaaagagagaaagaaataaacaatcACAATATTAATACTACATATGTTATAGCTTTATCCATGTTTGACTACAATTGCAAGGCGAATGctactttaataaaataaagacaattCATGCATAATGTATTTTAACATCTAAGTCTATAAGTTACTTAGATAAAGTTCTATCCCATTCATGAATGCACAAGTCtatattaatacttaaacaaatatacattgcacacacaaatatacactcccaatatgaatttaaatcaCCTTATAaatccaccacaaaaccaatcacaaacatcaagtatagagtttttacaagtattgaaatcaattaaagtactattcatcacatctaatcaacaaggtccattcacatttgcaagaaactaaaaacactaccaatatgaatttaagccaccttataacaccatgcaagccactcGCTTGCTTCAAtgcaacaacccaccacaaaaccaattttcaacatcacaactataatgcttacaagtatttaaaccaaataaaatattattcatcacatctaatcaacaatactcattcacatttgcaagaattgaaaaacactccgaatatgtatttaaatcaccttataacaccatgtaAGCCACCCACTTGCTTCAACACAAcataccaccacaaatccaatttctAATATtacaagtatagagttttataagtttttaactaaaattttattactttgcTCAAGTTAAGCTtacaactttcagaaaaaaaatccaaagttattGCAAACAATGTGTATTTACCTTGCAAAAGGaaagttaaatttataagtACTTCAGTCTTGCAAATGATCCTTTCATAAATTACAAAGGCATAggttccaaattaaaaaaataaaataaaataaaaaaagcaaaaatttcaCGAATGATCTCTGGCTCAAAGAGTTTGATGCATACCTCTATATATAACTCAAAAGTTTCTCTCCAACAATAGAATAGAAATTTTGCATGGTAATTGTACTGGTttagcaaataataataataataataataataataatattctgTTGGCAATCATCAATATGCGTGAACCCATCCCTTCTCAAGGTAGAATGACTACAATTTgtatgtattatttattttagattggGAGCTTTAAATATGCCAGCTACCAGAAAGCATGGAATTCATTTCATTGTATCAAACACCTTGACCTtgaccttctttttttttttctttttctttttttttttagcttggtTAGAAATATTACTGACTAGGTACGGTCCGGACTAATGAGTGCAATAAGTGTCCATCAATTTGTATCATTGAGTAATTTGGGctctacttaaaaaaaagaaaaagaaaaaagcaatttGGGCTTTACTGATCCAATAAGCAAACAGTGAggataaattaaaaattcataataCAAATTGTCAATTTTGGGCAATAGGCTTggttttataaattaaaaattcaagcAGTGAGCTTGAAATAGTTGGGAGAATTGGACTTCTGGCCCAGTGGCCTGTGGAATAGTTGGCTTGCTGGCCTAGAATCCATGACTCCTCGTAAATTCAAGCAGTGAACGCTAcataatttcttttcatttttatttttctaataaagcATTTCTTATTTATCCCCCAACGCCCCCCctccccaccaaaaaaaatctctaattaaacaaaaagataaagatagaaACACCACACCCTTGTCATATAGGATGGAGGACTTTACAAATCAATCCCCACTCAGTTTCACtcatcaaaaaacaaatttaaaatacaacacaaacaaaggtaaattaaacaaaaataatggcaaCCCTTAAAAGATCATATCTGAAAGTACCCCTCGAGAGACATATCATTGCTAAAATAATCTAATCGATCATATATTGCATgcttaaaaggaaattttgattCAAGggttaaaaaatggaaaaaataaaagtactAACATATTCTAAAGAATGAAAAAGCTCATACCAGCTGCAATAGTTGCATCATGAACCACTCCAATTTTATTACACATTAAATTCCACTAAAAAGTGTTAAGTACAAGTGTACCTCAACAACATGCTGCAGATCACTATTGGGCTCAGTTTTTGGGATACCCTACAAGTTAAACGGCAAGAAAAGCTGCATGAAAACCACATTTGACTCAATATAAAGAGCGTGGGTGTGGACAGTGCCCACAGCACTCTAGCTAGAAAAGACAAAATCCAGCTTCAGCAATTGCCGAACTACAATCAAATCAGCAAGGACAAAGTCCATCTAAAATATTGAGTGAATCCATATTTGTGGACAAAAAATCCTCTAGTGAGAAGAAAAAGACACACATATGAGTGTAAAAAATGATACtcaacatttaaaaagaaatgagTTAAAAAACTCACATCAGCTGCCCAGTCAGGAAGCTCAATATGAGCAGGTACAGCACGTCTACTAGATATAGCATATGGCCTTAGTTCCCTGCACAATAGTCAACATAATACATAGTGGGATAGCACCCCATATATCTGCACTTCTGCAGAATTATGACCACCAAAAACCCCTTCCAACATGCCAGCAAGTCCACCACTCGCTTAGGCACCACCACGTGATGCCgaacaaacaaaacaccaagGACCATAAACTTTATACATAAGCACAAAGGAGAAGAAAGTGATCCATAGATTTCCCCACTGTTTTTGCATCTAGAACACCATTCTGCAATACAAATACTTCTCTTCCTCAAATTGTCCATATTAAGAATCTTTTCAATAACCGCCACCCATGTAAAGGGCTACTTTATTAATGTCCTTCACCTTCAAGATGCTTTGACAATAACAAGAAATTATGGTGTGAAGCATACTTTAACAAAAATCAAGGAGGTGCAAGAAgctaggaaaaaaattattatcataaAAGATTAAAGGGTAAAAAGCTCACTAAATTCCAATAAAGAACACTGCCCTTAAAAAGTATTAGCTGCTAGCTGATTTCGcctattcaaaattttgataatctattgCTGGCAGACTTTTCCATCTTCTCTCTATGTCACATAATGGTGGAAGTTTCTAAATTTCTTTCCTTAGTAACCATTTTCCATCTACTGCATACAGATAAACAACCAGCAGTTGATACAAGAAAGTGATTTAAACGCAACAAACCATTTTCCCACAATGATTCAAAGTTCCTATTAAAAGCTTCCAATATTAGATACAAATCAAAGCAAGCCCAAACAAAAACCATTCcaaaaattatagtataattACATGATTTAGTCAGTGAAATATAATCAAACAGCTCATGGGCATAATAGAAAAAGCCAAAACTAAGCACTTACGAGCTAAGAAGTAGGAAACGGCGAAGATACACTGAGCCCACCAAAATTGTTGGAAGTTAAATCTATCTCCAAATCAGTTATGCAAAGACGAACTTCCTAAATTGAAGATCAAAACTTTGTGCCAAATTGTGCAATCCCACATACGAAAGGGAAGAAAATGGAagacaatttttcaaaatttgaaaaaaaaaaaaaaaaaaagacattttaaTCAAAACAGAAAGTTCTGCATGTAAAGTGGAAGCAAATTAATATTCATAGTTTTACTTGTCTAAAACAAATCCCACATTGTGAGCTTCTTGAATAGATAAGAAAGCCATGTACAATTAAAGTTGATTACAAGTTCCTCCCCTTAAGTCTTAAACAATAGCGCAGTTACAATGTTCCCATCAACTATTAGAATCCCCATTAAATTTAAAGAATCATTCAATTTTAACTGAATTCATCAAAACTTTCAAAACTAACACTATGCATATCTTCTCAAATTACTAATTCTAtatctaaaacccaaaaaaggtaaaatttaaCATAAGAAACTCACACATtctaaaattcaataaataaatcataaaaattcacCATCTTTTCCTGAAATTCATTCACAATAGCTCAAAATTTGCACCAAAAAAACTTTGAATACCTCCAAAGGCGAAGCTCGAATGTGATGGGCAAACTTCTAGTTCCGATTCGAGAGAGGCTGAAGCGTCGACGTATTGAGGCGAGAGTGAACGCCACCATGCGCATTAGGACGCCAAAAAATCAAAGCCGGGAAGGCGAACGGTCACCGGGAATGCGAAGGGTCGCCGGTTCAAAGGAATGCGAAGGGTCGCCGAGAAGTCAAATGGTCACCGATTCGAAGGAAGGTGAAGGGTCGCCGGTTCAAAGGAATGCCAAGGGTCGCCGGGAAGTCGAATGGTCGCCGGTTCGAAGGAAGGCGAATGGTCGCCGTTGAGCATAATCGGCGACGGTTGGCTCTTAACGGAGCTTCATCGGCGACGGTTTGAGCTTCATCGGCGACGGTTTGAGCTTAATCGCGACGGTGGGAGCTCAACGGTGCCGTTGAGCTTAATCGCGACGGTGAGGTTGTTTggctctttgtttttttttttttttttgactgaaataTGGCTTTGAAGAGAGTTTCAACTATTTAGATATAGTGCtctgttgaaaaaaaaaaaaaaactctaaaagctTTTGGTGCATGTGCTGGGTATTGAAATTAGGCTTGAAGTCTTTAGTGACGAATTCcagtttcgtcactaaagaccGGGCTTTGTTAAGATATTTAgagacgaaattcatattttgtcactaaattatacttttagtgacgaattatgatttcgtcactaaaaatatataagtgcacaactattattatttttagtgacgaatatttttcgtcactaattcTTCCTTATAGTGACGATAggattttcgtcactaatactatCCATAGTAATACctacagtgacgaaatatttcgtcactaaaaatttcaacttttagtgacgaaatatttcgtcactatagattaattaaatttgCGCCAAAATTTCCTTCTATTGGCGCCCATTTTTCAGAACACAATAGTgacgaaatttatttttcgtcactaaatgttataatttttttcattattagtgacgaaattcatatttcgtcactaaagctgtatttttagtgacgaaaaatatttcctcactaattttcgtcactaaaaatacattttgttgtagtgagatatagatatagatttgataatttattagTATAAGGGTATTATAGTAAATTAGTAATTGTTCTAATTTTATAGCATAATAAGATGCATTTGTGGACCCCAAAAGAAACTCACTCCATGCATCTCcctctttctttccttcctcAACCGAACAAGAgaaacctaatttttttttctccttatctttccttttctctctcccttccaCTGATCCAAACACAATGTTAAGTTTGCAACAGTTGTTAATTTcatctttcaattttaaaatggttgtTAGTATTAGGAATATTCCCTAAAGAAGCACCTAGGCTTGCTCTTTTTTCtcctcatttttaatattaaaaatgctattactagtttttttttagtaaaatataaaatgtaaaatacttaaattctttttcctttccctCCTTCACCGTTGGCCACACTAATCCCTCTGTCGCAACCAAAGCTCTTCCTAACTACTTGATCTCTATCACACTCTCTCATTTCTCCACCGAACCTGACTCTCATCCCTCATTTTCACCTATGAAATCAGAACACGGTTCATCAAAACTTGCTTTTTTTATCCCCACTTTCACTCTAACCAGACAATACCTAGAAACATTAAAACAGAAACACTCATAAAGATTAGATGAGCTTCTCATTTATAAATTAGATGATTTGGTGAGTTGTTAATTTATggttaattattaaatattttggaTCACATAATTATGGATGTAAATTTGGATCACATATTGGGGTAAGAGGTTGGAATCCTACATAACACCAAATTTGCTTTTGgtggactttttttttgtttggttaaatcaaataaatcttaatattaaaattaccaaagattgtcaattttttttgataataaattgtctagaattttataactcaactaatattttcttatatttctaaCTAAGATATCAATGGTTCTAATAGCCCACTCTCCCAAGttccaactattgaattattttttttaaaaaaaaaccccacaaaagattagggcctgtttggttgtgttatttacactctatttgtttcaatgtaaaatatttttcgtaaaatattttcaagtgtttgattgcatGTAAAATATAGTCaaagttgtaaaatattttcctttgacTAAAACTTTGTGcgtaaaaacttataaaatattttaccataaaagcaagtgtaaaacattttacaaaaatctCACAGCCTCACACCCGACTCTCTCCCCCTTTCTCATACTTTACTCATCCTCTCTTACACTTGCACAAACCAGCAACAACACCCACCAGCACACCACTCTTTGCCTCCACTCCGCCAGCACCCTTCGCCGCCCTTCACCTCCATTTTGGTAGCACCACCATTAGATCTCGGTTTGTTTTGTTGTCCGAGAAGTTGCTGTGAGAGGCCCGAGGTGAGCCTTATCACCGCCGCTCCGTTGCTCGTTGCTGTGAGAGAAGTTTTATACAACAAACAGTGCAAGAGAAAAAGCTCAATGCATTAAAGTTACTCTAAAAGAGTACATTATAAGGCCCACTTGCATTGCAGAAATCTCCCAACTGggcttaactttttttttttttttttgataggaggCCCTAACTCTATTATACACTATATGCTGGTTCACCTTGTTCAAGCCACACTGTCACACTAATAATTAATTACcgtaagctttttttttttttagctaattaCCATAAGCCACGCTTCCAAGAAAGACTAAACATTGAAAGCATAATGCAATATCAGCTGCAAACATCGAAAGAAGACGAGCGCCATTTTTTATATTCGCATCTTCTCTTCACTTGCTTAACATGAATGAAAGAGGGGAACTCAATCATGGACCAGTCTGTTCAAAAGTAATTGCAGACAAAACTGGCATTGCTCACAAAATGCAGTCCGTTTTCGCAGGCAATCTCCTGAAAAAATTCGATAGTATTGAAGGAAACCCATTAGGGCCACTACGACGTAACCTAGGATGCCTCAACACGTAGAATCCCGTGAGAAGGAACACAACTTGGACTGGTGTAAAATAGACAACAATGGCAGCAACCAGATGGAATATCATACATAGCGATGTCGCTCTTGGGTCTCGCCAGAGCACCAAATATTGCAGCCTCTCCGCATTAGCAGCTACATCACTAGCAACCTTTAGAAGCTTCCCACCAATAATTCTCAACTGATCATATCTTACCCTTAAAAGGTCAGAAGGCCGGGAAGTTGGGAATGTATCAAATTCTTCATCAAGTTCATCAGGATTTACAGAATCAGCATAAGAAAGGCGAACGTCTATGTGAGGAGGATGCTTTGGCCTGTGTCTATAATACCAAAACCCAATCAAGAAAGGGCAGAGGAAAATGGCGGGTAAGACGAACTCTGGACAGAGGACCagtattgaataaaatatgtgAAGTAATATATTTGTGCTGTAGTTTTCCCAGTTGCAAACCCCATCATACCATTTTTTTAAGGCGATTAACCAATCCCAAACGCTCATAACCCTGGAAAGGTTTAGTTTGTACTTCCTCAAACTCCACGTGTTGGAGTCCACATCCAACATATATTGCACCACCTCTTTCCTCAGCCGTGGCTCAGCCTGGCCCAATCTCATTGATACAATTTGAGTTGCTTGGTGCCTCAGCCAATAAGGCCGCATAATAGTTAATGGATGAAGATAGTGCATATTTGGCAAAAGCGGCTGTGAGTACATGTGCATCAAATTAGGCAACGAGGAGCGAGTGAATCTCACAGCCAAATGAATTTCACCCATCTTTTTCACCCCACTGGGCTGTAGAACTACAAGTGTGTGTAAACCCGGTTAGTTTCAAGAGTGGAAAGACGAATCCTTACGTTCCCAATTCTTGAATCTCCTTCAACAAAAAGTCTTCTGGTAGTACAGACCTCTCCGTCCTCTGCAGTTGATCTTGAAGTGTGACCATTCCCTCTCAAAGCTTCCCGGAAACCTTAAGCAGCTGGATCAATTAGCTCATACCGAATACTAAACTAAGGATTTAGTTACATATTCCATAAACTCAAATACTAATAATTGAAGCATAGTATCAATACTAATGATTGAAGGCCgctaattaaaaaagaaaaaacgaaaCATGAAAAAGTCTAAAGCttcaaaaattagattttagaaCCGGAAATGTAATGAAAAGGGAGAAAAACTTGACTTACTGTTTGTCACAGCGTCTTCAGAAACGTTCGAGAATTGAAAATCAGGCCTCTGTAGTGTATACCTTCAAATGCTGTGTTTGGTCGCCTAGAAAAAGGCTGGAAAATAAAATGTGCGGACAGTATAATATTATGAATTGTGCAATACAATATGGCTTCTCAACTAAAGTGaagaattaattaaaaagattcACGCGGTTT contains the following coding sequences:
- the LOC115958911 gene encoding FT-interacting protein 3-like; protein product: MGEIHLAVRFTRSSLPNLMHMYSQPLLPNMHYLHPLTIMRPYWLRHQATQIVSMRLGQAEPRLRKEVVQYMLDVDSNTWSLRKYKLNLSRVMSVWDWLIALKKWYDGVCNWENYSTNILLHIFYSILVLCPEFVLPAIFLCPFLIGFWYYRHRPKHPPHIDVRLSYADSVNPDELDEEFDTFPTSRPSDLLRVRYDQLRIIGGKLLKVASDVAANAERLQYLVLWRDPRATSLCMIFHLVAAIVVYFTPVQVVFLLTGFYVLRHPRLRRSGPNGFPSILSNFFRRLPAKTDCIL